Within Pangasianodon hypophthalmus isolate fPanHyp1 chromosome 11, fPanHyp1.pri, whole genome shotgun sequence, the genomic segment aaatgtttgtatgaaatttaaaaggcaacaatAAAATTGACGTGCTTTTATTTATGTGCattatttagttttagtttagtgACTGCGTGTTATTTTTTGTTGACCATTTTTATTAAGCTTTTGTTGTGCGTGTGCCACTTATAgtgtaaaaatacatatttttttattcttcttaataTTTCCAGGCGTCGAAAAAACAAGTGAAGGAAGCACCACCGAAGAAAAAGGCTCCTCCACCTCCAAAGGAAGTCGAAGAGTCCAGTGAGGAGGACAGTGATGAAGATGACGAAGAAGAGGTAAGAGTTTTAAATGAGCAATATTGtgcatgttgatttttttttttttttttttattgtattgtcacCTATCAGCACACTGTCTATATGTTATGATCAGAGTAGTttagttattgtttttttgttgtttaaattgAGGCGCCACCACCCAAAGCTGCAGCCAAGAAGAACGCAACTCCAGCGAAGGcagtgaaaaatggaaaaactcCTGCCAAACAAGAAAGTGAAGACGATGATGACGACGACGAATCTGGTGAGTTGTGCATaagggtgtgtttttttttgttgttgtttttttttaatcgacacacacacaattcaggTTAgttcagtgtttatatatagtttttatatATTGTCTGAACTGACGTGTCGGTAAAGATTGTTATATtctgtgggaaaagaggttttgcaCTTATTTAATGaacttatatatacatatatttatacatacatacatacatatatatttatataatttttacatACACATACTTACATAGAGGATGAGTCAGATTCCAGCAAAAAATTGTGCATTGCGGGTGTCTTTACTTTTTCTCTTTGCTAACAGAGGAAGAGGCTCCTCCAGCTAAAGTGGCTAAAGCTCCAGCCGCTAAAGCAGCCCCTGCCAAGAAAGCAGCAGCTGTTGCTGCAGAATCAGATGacgaggatgatgaggatgacgacgatgatgaaGAATCTGGTACATGTCCTAACTTTTAGTGTAAAGAAACTGATTTGAACTGATTGATCATGGCCTGACATTGTATATGCTGTCCTTAAAATCCAAGTTAAACCTGTACTGtaatgcaaatatatttttaacgtttatttttttcctctacaGAGGAGGAACCACCCAAAAAGGCTACCCCTGCTAAATCAGCCAAGGCCACCCCTGCTAAAGCGACACCTGTGAAGGCTAAAGCTGCTCCTGCAAAGAAGGAGGAGTCTGATGAGGATGATGACGACGACGATGATGGTACTGTACATGGAAAACagattatactttatatttacatagaTGTGTCAATTTACCGGATTGAGTCTGGtttattctaaatatttaatttgtgtaacaGATGATGAATCAGAAGAGGAGGAAGCTCCGCCTCCTAAAAAAGCAGCTCCTGCTAAACCTGCTGCTAAAGCAGCTCCAGCTAAAGAGGAAtctgaggatgaagatgatggtatgtatttgtgtgtgggaGTCACGTGCTTTGCACTACTACTAGACATTATTATGTTTAGAAAGATATTATGTATATCTGTCTATTCCAGTGCACAGATGATGAGTATTTAGGGACTTAATACtgactgtgtgtgatgtgatgtttgCTCTGATGTGCTCTGTTCCTCCTGTTTCAGCTCCGGTGTTTGCGTTGGATCtctgcattaattaacatttgttgtttttaatacagaatcggaagaggaggaagaggaaatggACACAACACCTGCACCAGCCAAAAAAGCAGCAGTGAAGGCGGCCAAGGAAGAATctgaagaagaggaggatgaggacgacgaagaggaggatgatgaggacgatgaagaggatgatgaagaggacGAGGAAGGTAAAAATTGAGTGTCtgttcactcttttttttttttttttttcttttcttttcttttcttttttctttttttctttctctatagTGGATAAGTGGATCCTTAGttcatatgtatttttttaaatacatatgaACTAaggatacaaaaaaatatttttttttaatttagaatttctttttatttattttcctttatttattttaaataccaGTGCACAGATGATGACTCTCAAGGGACTTAATACTGACACttgatgattttattttgatctGATGTGCTCAGGTTCTGCtattagagcttttttttttccttctttaaatAGTTCATTTgtaatccccccccccccccccccccccagaagtgcatgtttttaaaacttttgaaatttatttttaaaactgcagCTGCTCCTGTAACACCAGGAAAGAGGAAGGCTGACGTAAAGAAGGACAAAGAAACACCACCGGCTAAAAAAGCCAAATCTGATGGAGAAGGTTAGATTCTCTTGGAGTGTGTGAATAAATTATGGCTCAGGAAAATAAGCATGTTAATTAGTAGTACACTATATTTCACCCGAGAATATGTAATGAATAACCTGTGAGAGATGATGCGGCATTACTGTAACCATTCCGAAgttgattttcctataatagctcgtccactgagtgttttattcctcttgtaccactgCAATTGAcaacaattaaaatttatttattaaacatgttGTACTTTGTATCCGTGTACAGTTACagttaatattgtggaacattggtgacacaagttagttcctgttgtaacttgtgttatagcagctataaacagtcattctttcACCAGCTTCTTTATTCTCTCCAGCGAATATTctccagagctgctgttatagtaatttaatcaacacaagtgctgtggtataagaaaataaaatattgctaCTAGTTAATGGTCTTCTGTATTTGTACAGTTGATGTGCTAATGATTAACTGTATTAGCCCATGTTAATGGACTGTAGGTCAGTATTATTAATCAGTGATGAACTTTTCTTCGTTTTTCAGTTGTCAGTTTGTTTATGGGTAACCTGAACTCAGATAAGAGTTTTGAAGAAATTAAAGAAGGCATCGGCAAATTCTTCAAGAAAGAGGGCCTTGTTATTCAGGATGTCCGTCTTGGAGGGTCCAAGtgagtaaatttatttattatttttttttaatttacactgACATTAggttggattttttaaaattattcttatttttctgtGTTCACACTGCCATGAATGCAGCATggtaaagttatttattttcgGTGTGAGCTGGCGAGCTACAATGACAGTATGTGGAGCAAATAAAACTATGCAAATGTGGCAGCTTCTGTGGCTTGGTGATAGGACAATAATATTGATATGCTGAATCACATCACAACACttctgagtctttttttttttttttttttttttaatacatttttaaaaatcataattcTGATTGGAAGTGGATAATTTGATGGTAGAAATTTGTATTGACTCTTTAAAATTCTcaaatgtatgttttgtttattagagtcgttacagttaatttttttgtacacattaaAGTATTGTGAAGTTCATCAAATCTTTTAAATTTGGGCCTTTAGCAAACctgtatatcatgatacatgTTACATATTGTGGAAATGTAACATAAGGTGTGTTTTCAAGTATCGTGACATGCATAGGTGATGTGATTTAATCAGTTTCTATAACCACACCCATAAAACAACTTTTTCTAGTCTTATcctttgtgggttttttcaCTACTGCTAACAATGAAACTCACTGTTGCAGGAAGTTTGGTTATGTCGACTTTGGCACAGAAGAGGAGCTTCAGCAAGCCCTCGGTCTCAACGGGAAGAAGTTTATGGGTCAGCCGATCAAACTGGACCGAGCGAGAAGTAAAGAGGACTCTCAAGAAAGCAAAAAGGGTAACATtaatattactataaataagaaaattagACATGTGCTGATATGAAACTTTTATCACCtggcttttttaaattatcacaatattaagGAAAAATATTGATGTTCATTGCATAATGTTAGTCAGCATGTGCCTATTTAGCACACTAAGGAAACcagatatgatgaagtttttttgtttcctgaatgcactttgtgtgtgtgtggggattaAAGATAGTCAAGTACTGATCTGGTGACATATTGGTTAAATCTGATTTACTCTAAGCAGCACTTGGCTGATTTTATTTGATGTATTTGTGTGCAGAGAGAGATGCCCGGACTCTGTTTGTGAAAAATCTGCCATACTCCATAACCTCAGATGAGCTGAAGGAGATTTTTGACCAAGCACTGGATATCAGGATACCCGTCGGCCACAACGGCACCAGCAGAGGGTAACaaacactaaaactaaaaacCTGGTAGCCAGCTAGAATAGACTACAGTGATAAAACACTCACACATCAGCgcaggaaaaaacaaagtaCTGTAAGTCATGCATCTGGTTTAATTTGCATGCACAGATAATTGATACAGTTTATTATCCTGGACAGAATTGCGTACATTGAATTCAAGACGGAAGCAATCGCTGAGAAAATGTTGGAGGAGACGCAGGGTTCAGATGTTCAGGGCCGATCCATCATGGTGGACTTCACAGGCGCCAAAAGCCGACAGAGCGGCAAAGGACCGGGTGAGTTTAACCTCCTAACACACAAATGATTCTcattttttcttaatatattttgtttatttattcggACAAGACTCCCACAGACAATTGTAAAACAGTATGACGGAAAGATCAGGTCCGAGCAGTTCACACACTGTTTGCATACTCAACTTTATGcatttaaatggattaaaaacctATCAGGATGAAAAGTgatgtccactagagggcagggCAGAGCTGAAACCTTTTAGTCCTACATGTTTCCATGGCAACCTGGAAAAGTTTAAGCTATTTCCTGGGCTGTTCTGAGACCCTGATTTCACAAATTACAAAACTAGGGCCTTCCATTTTACAACATCCAGCATGTTTGTACATGAGTAGGTTTAAAGGCTGCGAGaggtgttgtgtggtgtgtgggttttttttttttttttttttttttttttttttttaaaactaaccATGAAGGAAATTTAGTGTTGATACTAAAAAGTTGTCTACTGTAGAATACATTGTCTagacaaatatataaacaataaataaaagaatcataatgttattcttatttttcttttagaaaataAGTCTTGTTCTTGTTTTGGTCGTGATTCTTATTAATTTGTTAGCATTTTTTGCTGCTCATATGTCCATacttatcttttatcttttttccttaaattttGATGCATGAAAGGTGCTATGTTTGTATGTTAGTTTAAGACACAGTCCTTGTTTGTTCAGTCTGTTGTGGATGTCACATTGCACAGTTTACacatgtaatgtttttttttttttttttaattttatttaagacATGCACAATCAAATGTGCCAAATGCACAGAGGATACATGGGCTTTGTGTGTCTAGTTATAAGCAGGAATAAATGTGGTCTTAATGAACATTCATGCTGATACATCAGGGTTATAATGTAGTCTTTGAAAATGTGAGGCTGCAGTCAGTCATGTAGTCGTTGCCCGGCTTAACTGACCAGTTAATGAGTAACCAACCTGTAAATGCCACAGATGATGAACACTTTGTCTGTCTGAATCCCCATGTGGCTCTTAAAGATAGTCAAGTCCTGATGTGGCTTTATACATTCAGCTCCAAAAACCAAGTGCACTTTCAGCAAGAGCAAGAACACACTGTTTTTGGACTTTGTGAGAAATGTCCATAACTGGTAtaatttttctccttctttagCTTCTGCACCTGCAAACAAGGTTCTGGTTGTAAATAATCTAGCGTTCAGTGCCACAGAGGAGTCTCTGCAGAGCGTGTTTGAGAAAGCCGTCGCTATCAGAATACCACAGAATAATGGCCGGCCGAAAGGGTAAGTGCTCATGTATTAAAAACTACACACCATGATTTATTACTTGTATAACAAGTAACTGAACTGTTAATGCCACATATGATGAACACTTTGTCTATCTGAATCCCCATGTTGCTCTTTAAGATAGTCAAGTCCTGATGTGGCTTTATACACTCACATTGCTCTGTCAATAAGAACACTTTGATATTagcaaataattttatatatcaaGTGTATTTCCTTCTAATGAACTGATCGTGATGTGTGCGTTATCTTCAGGTATGCCTTTGTCGAGTTTGAAAACACAGATGATGCCAAGGAGGCGCTGGATTCATGCAATAACACAGAAATCGAAGGCAGGAGCATCAGACTGGAGTTCAGTCAGAGTAGAGGAGAGGGCGGAGGACGAGGAGGATCAGGTTAGTGACGTTAACACCTGTTCTGTTCATGATAGTCACCCATTTTAAATACTTGGCAGCTGAGGACAAATTTATTAGCTAGTCCACCAAGGGACAAGTGAACAGTCCTGTGTATTTGCCCAGTCACATGATTTGGCTACCTGGATgcctaaataattaaataaataattacgcTGAATTATCAGCAGCTAAGAGCTAATCCTCTTACAAAAAAAGTTAGCAAGTCATTTGGCGAACATTTCAGCTATGAGCTGTTGTCTCTTCACATCGCATGAAAGATTTTTCAAGTCTGGCTCGTGCCTGCATTTTCTTGATTAATCTAAAGACCAACTCCTAGtgaacttgattttttttttttttttccattttttaaacctTAGACATTAGACAAAAGTAATGTTCTGTTAATAGTATATTTTACAGTAACGTAAAAATTTGCACTATGTTTCAAAATGTTGCGCTATATACTCTGATAACGTACCTGAaacagggctttttttttttttggtcccaTCGTTTTAGAGTTTCAGCTACTTCGCATCATGTGTAGTATTGTGACTGCAATCTAAATGGctatttttcatttgctgtcATCTAGGCAGATGGGGGGGAAGGGATAAGaaatttgaatttgtattttctttctaCAGGACCCACAAAAACGCTGTTTGTTAAAGGCCTGTCAGAGGAAACAACTGATCAGACTCTGAGGGACGCATTCGAGGGCGCTGTCGCTGCCAGAATCGCCACAGATAAAGATACAGGATCCTGTAAAgggtaaaacaaataaattaatcgCTAAATAGTAAGGGTGGGCAATACAACACCGGATCATATTACGGATACTTCAAGACATCTATACGATGCGTGATTGTGTCACTTAGTTTTTGCTTAGAAACATCTCTCAACAgttgtactttaaaaaaaaaaaagaaaacaaagcttaatgagtttttttttttttaaagcatttttttttacttaaaaattcaGTACAAAATGAACATCACTGTGTAATTATTTAAGAactttaaacaattaaatatgtTATGATGTACATATATCAGAACAGTGTATTGTAGATGAGCATGGTACTGATATACATCACCCAGCCCTCCTAGATAGTTCTTTAGTTCTTAGTATTATTTgtctcaaccaatcagagcaaGCCTCAGGGCAGGAAGGATAGTGAATGGTTGAGCATGGCACCCCCAGGGTGTGTGGGGTGTTTTTATtccatgtttacaaaaaaaaaattcagtttgaaATGGAACAAGTTGTAGTTCCAACGCCAGGGTTCAATATTATTTTGAAACGATGCAGCCTGCAAACTTTCACAAGTTCAACTGTTAAATGATCTTCTCATGAGCTCCTCTCTGTGTGATGGTGACAGAGCATGGATTCGCACGAGAAGTAGATTGACACTCACATTTATACGAGTCTCTCCTCTATGATGGGAGTTGCTTATGTCTGATGTGAGACAACTAGCTGTATAACACCTTTACTGTTtataacctgtgtgtgtttcaacacAACTGAACCTCTGGCATCATAAACTGCCCTTCAGTTTATACTATAGAGctgttaaattctggattctgatcgGTCAGActtgcaaatcacaggtttataattaatgcactcattctatttatcatttatatagtaacagctcattcacagggactcgcaTGGTGAACATGCcgcatgaataaataaaaaaaaaaaatcatttttgatatggttaagttttctgtaaggagatatttaacatttctggtgtcagtgctttgtaacagccagaggtaaagctgtaaatttaagtttttccaacattttcaggacagtAGTTTACACTTTCTGATTTCCTGATAGCAAGACaagctcctttttttctctcattaacttcaagagagacaaaaaagagaggcttttgagaaatgactgtttagctgcagtaagtgagaacaggaccTAAATTGTTTtactgacattccacaacattaaatctaactataaatggataaagtatGACATGGCACTGTTGTAATCATTGTGAAagtgtggtataaaagaaataaaactcttagggatgtgctgttacaagagaataattaactttgggatggtaacagcACAGTGCAGTTGACATGTGTAGTGATGGTGAGACGTAACCAAggttgtgtgttttgcaggtACGGTTTTGTCGACTTCGACAGCGAGGAAGACTGCAAAGCAGCGAAGGAAGCGATGGACGATGCAGAGATTGATGGAAACAAAGTGACTCTGGACTATGCCAAGCcaaaaggagaaggaggaagaggaggaggacgaggagggtTCGGAGGCggcagaggaggaggacgaggaggatttggagggagaggaggaggaaggggaggatttagaggagggagaggaggaggtggaCACCGTGGAGGAGGAAGGGGAGGATTCAGAGGTAATAAATGCATCActttacacacagtgaaatgaatatGCAAAGTCTTTCATAACGATTTGTCTCTGTTAGATccattgtaataaatatttcagtttatttataattgtctCAAgttaatgtgattttatttttcaggtgGCCGAGGTGGCGGAGCCGGAGCAAAACCTCAAGGAAAGAAGATCAGATTTGACGATTAAAAACTACTctctattttttaatatttccaaATAAACGG encodes:
- the ncl gene encoding nucleolin, whose protein sequence is MVKLAKASKKQVKEAPPKKKAPPPPKEVEESSEEDSDEDDEEEAPPPKAAAKKNATPAKAVKNGKTPAKQESEDDDDDDESEEEAPPAKVAKAPAAKAAPAKKAAAVAAESDDEDDEDDDDDEESEEEPPKKATPAKSAKATPAKATPVKAKAAPAKKEESDEDDDDDDDDDESEEEEAPPPKKAAPAKPAAKAAPAKEESEDEDDESEEEEEEMDTTPAPAKKAAVKAAKEESEEEEDEDDEEEDDEDDEEDDEEDEEAAPVTPGKRKADVKKDKETPPAKKAKSDGEVVSLFMGNLNSDKSFEEIKEGIGKFFKKEGLVIQDVRLGGSKKFGYVDFGTEEELQQALGLNGKKFMGQPIKLDRARSKEDSQESKKERDARTLFVKNLPYSITSDELKEIFDQALDIRIPVGHNGTSRGIAYIEFKTEAIAEKMLEETQGSDVQGRSIMVDFTGAKSRQSGKGPASAPANKVLVVNNLAFSATEESLQSVFEKAVAIRIPQNNGRPKGYAFVEFENTDDAKEALDSCNNTEIEGRSIRLEFSQSRGEGGGRGGSGPTKTLFVKGLSEETTDQTLRDAFEGAVAARIATDKDTGSCKGYGFVDFDSEEDCKAAKEAMDDAEIDGNKVTLDYAKPKGEGGRGGGRGGFGGGRGGGRGGFGGRGGGRGGFRGGRGGGGHRGGGRGGFRGGRGGGAGAKPQGKKIRFDD